A genomic segment from Chitinophaga flava encodes:
- a CDS encoding DUF4302 domain-containing protein, translated as MKKLTLYTLLAIAAISCNKSSDPFMEDPDVRLIKRLDENMQLLTSAQYGWKATIYPAGGKGFFYYFKFGKDNSVEMISDFNSTTATTLKASTFRLKALQWPTLIFDTYNYIHLPNDPAPNVSGGTAGAGLKSDFQFVMDKMVGDTFYMGGMDRGNQMMMVRLTSAEQQNILNGKIAERMTDNNTYVASSPAPYISFKDGKKIDAAINTSARRIRFTYLGENNNAFSKTLGFAFSPNGLILESTVVYNGFAFRELLWDAAKKVYYVTNGTDTYNLEAGTMPVVPLNLVFGAGKDYTAIEYSAATLKGTLNSDFDPVYTQCLNQLKAYGYNLNLIRMMQNTDLTYTLRFSFSNTTTTYLANVVYTPVKNTDGSVKFVFTSQDANASALPAAFAGTRNYFETSSFNLSWITNSIPGSTLVLGGLVKSTNASQFFYGTVGN; from the coding sequence ATGAAAAAACTCACGCTATATACATTACTGGCCATCGCTGCTATATCCTGTAATAAGTCTTCCGACCCATTTATGGAAGACCCGGATGTAAGGCTCATCAAACGCCTGGATGAGAATATGCAGCTCCTTACCAGCGCTCAGTACGGCTGGAAAGCAACGATCTATCCCGCAGGTGGAAAGGGTTTCTTTTACTATTTTAAATTTGGTAAAGATAATTCCGTGGAGATGATCAGTGACTTTAACAGCACTACGGCCACCACACTTAAAGCATCTACCTTCCGCCTGAAAGCCTTACAATGGCCCACGCTGATTTTCGATACCTACAATTATATACATCTGCCAAACGACCCTGCTCCTAATGTGAGTGGTGGTACTGCCGGTGCAGGCTTAAAATCCGATTTCCAGTTTGTCATGGATAAAATGGTCGGTGATACCTTTTATATGGGTGGCATGGACCGCGGAAATCAGATGATGATGGTGAGACTGACCAGTGCGGAACAACAGAACATCCTCAACGGAAAGATCGCTGAGCGCATGACTGATAACAACACTTATGTGGCCAGCTCGCCTGCTCCGTATATCAGTTTCAAAGACGGTAAAAAAATAGATGCAGCTATCAATACCAGCGCGCGCAGAATCCGGTTTACCTACTTAGGGGAAAATAACAATGCCTTCAGTAAAACCCTGGGTTTTGCCTTCTCACCTAATGGCCTTATTCTGGAATCAACAGTTGTTTACAATGGTTTTGCTTTCCGCGAACTGCTGTGGGATGCTGCCAAGAAGGTATACTACGTGACAAACGGTACTGATACCTATAATCTAGAGGCAGGAACAATGCCGGTAGTACCATTGAATCTGGTATTTGGTGCGGGAAAAGACTATACAGCTATTGAATATAGCGCAGCTACGCTGAAAGGCACGCTGAACAGTGATTTCGATCCTGTTTATACACAGTGTCTGAATCAGCTGAAAGCATATGGTTATAACCTGAATCTTATCCGTATGATGCAGAACACTGATCTGACTTATACTTTGCGGTTCAGTTTCTCCAATACTACTACTACCTACCTGGCCAACGTAGTTTACACCCCTGTAAAAAACACCGACGGCTCTGTGAAGTTTGTATTTACTTCCCAGGATGCAAATGCATCCGCCCTGCCAGCGGCCTTTGCAGGTACCAGAAACTACTTCGAAACCAGTTCGTTTAACCTTTCCTGGATAACTAACAGCATTCCAGGATCAACACTGGTACTGGGTGGTTTGGTGAAAAGCACTAATGCATCTCAGTTCTTCTATGGAACTGTAGGCAACTAA
- a CDS encoding FecR family protein produces MSGDIFQAMTKEQLHSFLKDYSAGKYSQQDYTAFRQWLAAAGPEEQLEVLDKYGELLNGMPDTPSMDFRRIAMIENALNEAEQEKEEQPTRIVSYRRWWAAAAILVLFGAGTALLMNRLSKPPMVAQAPILPGRDGAVLTLGDGSQIVLDSLGNGIVATQSGASIVLNSGRLGYDQTANAQDGPQYNTLSTPVGRQFKVTLPDGTTVWLNAQSSVKFPTYFSGDDRTVIVSGEVYMDVAQDAKHPFKVNILRADKSIGTVEVLGTHFNINAYPDESACKVTLVQGAVMVSAGAAAGKTLLKPDQQAAISENQHISVQHANTESVTAWKNGYFDFENNDLTMLARQLTRWYGIDTKVMENAPETEFGGKISRNLVLQEMIKVLNQAGVHCRLENDKKLVFIP; encoded by the coding sequence ATGTCAGGAGACATATTCCAGGCTATGACGAAGGAACAACTACACTCATTTTTAAAAGACTATTCAGCGGGTAAATATTCGCAGCAGGATTATACTGCATTCCGCCAGTGGCTGGCTGCTGCCGGTCCGGAGGAACAGCTGGAGGTACTGGACAAATACGGTGAGTTGTTGAACGGAATGCCTGATACCCCCTCCATGGACTTCCGGCGTATAGCCATGATCGAGAATGCCCTGAATGAAGCTGAGCAGGAAAAGGAAGAGCAACCCACCCGGATAGTTTCTTATCGCAGGTGGTGGGCTGCCGCGGCCATACTTGTATTGTTTGGCGCCGGCACGGCCCTCCTGATGAACCGTCTGTCTAAGCCTCCGATGGTGGCTCAGGCGCCTATTCTCCCTGGCCGTGATGGGGCGGTGCTTACGCTGGGTGATGGCTCACAGATAGTGCTGGACAGCCTGGGTAACGGTATCGTAGCTACGCAGAGCGGTGCCAGTATCGTCCTGAACAGTGGCCGCCTCGGCTATGACCAGACAGCCAATGCCCAAGACGGCCCGCAATACAATACCCTGTCCACACCCGTTGGACGGCAGTTTAAGGTAACCCTGCCAGACGGAACCACCGTATGGCTTAACGCCCAAAGCTCAGTGAAGTTCCCAACCTATTTCAGCGGAGATGATCGTACGGTGATAGTGAGCGGTGAAGTATATATGGATGTAGCACAGGATGCGAAACATCCGTTTAAAGTAAATATTCTGCGTGCCGATAAAAGTATAGGAACAGTAGAAGTACTGGGCACCCATTTTAATATCAACGCCTACCCCGATGAAAGCGCCTGTAAAGTTACACTCGTACAGGGAGCCGTCATGGTATCTGCCGGAGCGGCAGCCGGAAAAACATTGTTGAAGCCCGATCAGCAAGCGGCTATCTCTGAAAATCAGCACATTAGTGTACAACATGCCAATACAGAGAGTGTAACGGCCTGGAAAAACGGATATTTCGATTTTGAAAATAATGACCTTACCATGCTGGCACGCCAACTAACCAGATGGTATGGTATTGATACCAAAGTAATGGAGAATGCACCTGAGACTGAGTTTGGTGGTAAAATAAGCCGCAACCTGGTATTACAGGAAATGATCAAAGTATTGAACCAGGCAGGTGTACATTGCCGTCTGGAAAATGATAAAAAACTAGTGTTTATTCCTTAA
- a CDS encoding SUMF1/EgtB/PvdO family nonheme iron enzyme: MNVTQIYDRKAWNALPHTAAEAILQYLIETKFPEFTIKHFEQFDKFNQRTYTAVLDYQGTEFVFVPGDTVLLGLDQWNMPEENKINMVDMFENNEEEMDNYIRERLSPVRTVTIPPMIVERQVRETGYFPVDIDDERLVSDDYFHKTLKDLKASPREQHTWIVNSSFRLEKNGTDVRAFLYEPASYDELTEQIADSGFRLPTEDEWEYLCGGGSRTLYPWGDGIDYDKKYHHFVAEDDDGKGFYLDTPNHFGIVIANDPYHYEVMMDSEWFIKSGDGGCNLCGGGGWDMGYLSIGTYFRDPFIFDEEMAYKDEITGDYSFVRRLKRVE; this comes from the coding sequence ATGAATGTAACCCAGATATATGACCGTAAGGCGTGGAACGCGCTTCCCCATACGGCCGCAGAAGCCATCCTTCAATACCTGATAGAAACAAAGTTTCCGGAGTTTACCATCAAACATTTTGAGCAGTTCGATAAATTTAATCAGCGTACTTACACGGCTGTATTGGATTACCAGGGAACGGAGTTCGTTTTTGTACCAGGAGACACCGTGCTGCTGGGGCTGGATCAATGGAACATGCCGGAAGAGAACAAGATAAATATGGTGGACATGTTCGAAAATAATGAAGAGGAGATGGATAACTATATCAGGGAACGCTTGTCGCCGGTACGCACTGTGACCATTCCTCCCATGATCGTGGAACGTCAGGTAAGAGAGACAGGTTATTTTCCGGTGGATATTGATGATGAGCGCCTGGTATCGGATGATTATTTCCACAAAACCCTGAAGGACCTGAAAGCTTCTCCCAGAGAACAACATACCTGGATCGTCAACAGTAGTTTCCGGCTGGAAAAGAATGGAACAGATGTCCGTGCATTCCTGTATGAACCTGCTTCCTATGATGAGCTGACGGAGCAAATTGCAGACAGTGGTTTCAGGCTACCCACCGAAGATGAATGGGAATACCTTTGTGGTGGCGGATCACGGACACTGTATCCCTGGGGTGATGGTATTGACTATGATAAAAAATACCATCATTTTGTAGCTGAAGATGATGATGGTAAGGGCTTTTACCTCGATACACCCAATCACTTTGGTATCGTCATTGCCAATGATCCCTATCATTACGAAGTGATGATGGACAGTGAATGGTTCATTAAAAGTGGTGATGGTGGCTGTAACCTGTGTGGTGGCGGCGGCTGGGATATGGGCTATCTGAGCATCGGTACCTACTTCAGGGACCCTTTTATCTTTGATGAGGAGATGGCTTATAAAGATGAGATCACCGGTGATTATTCTTTTGTGAGAAGATTGAAGCGGGTTGAATAA
- a CDS encoding zinc-binding metallopeptidase, protein MKKHFFLIIAFAAVMLSACKKSDDLDKPLVGLGGDTWTKTALDNWLFATFTQPYNLEVKYRFDGSELDPTKTLVPPDSAKVRPLMETVNSAWIQPYIMEKNADFIKMYSPKQYMLVGSVEYNTGGTVKLGEAEGGYKVTLYNVNNFNKTSRANVQQVLKTIHHEFAHILHQTVIYPKDFPLLTGGGYTADWNNQPLADAYAMGFISQYSRAAPEEDFAEMVSMMLTLGRGGYETIMKQTGVNTTILRKKESIVVGYFKQTWGIDFAGLQTKVQKDFNSYSNPPVFSHIGFGKAFTSIVINPALVGGQSDNFNNAWATSKDALLKVDATAQFTLESINVVFNSTTTMQLKVNYRSAAGPGAGVLSTGTFTYSVVANTAAETYTFALTGGDANANTIAASVKPLTDFFSGAQKTKYFYGPDAKVEFGGFEKAGDATSFTFGTLNL, encoded by the coding sequence ATGAAAAAACATTTTTTCCTAATAATAGCTTTTGCGGCAGTAATGCTGTCCGCTTGTAAAAAGTCAGATGATCTGGACAAACCATTGGTAGGCCTTGGTGGCGATACCTGGACGAAAACAGCATTAGATAACTGGCTGTTTGCCACGTTTACACAGCCTTACAACCTGGAAGTAAAATACAGGTTCGATGGTTCTGAGCTGGACCCTACCAAAACCCTGGTTCCACCAGACAGCGCCAAAGTAAGACCACTGATGGAAACAGTGAACTCTGCCTGGATTCAGCCATATATCATGGAGAAGAATGCTGACTTTATCAAAATGTATTCTCCCAAACAATACATGCTGGTAGGTAGTGTGGAATATAATACCGGCGGAACCGTTAAGCTGGGTGAAGCAGAAGGTGGATACAAGGTTACATTGTATAACGTCAACAACTTCAATAAAACCAGCCGCGCCAATGTGCAGCAGGTACTGAAAACCATTCATCACGAGTTTGCACATATCCTGCACCAGACGGTGATTTATCCGAAGGACTTTCCGCTGTTGACAGGTGGTGGTTATACAGCTGACTGGAATAACCAGCCCCTGGCAGATGCTTATGCAATGGGCTTTATCAGCCAGTATTCCCGTGCCGCTCCTGAAGAGGATTTCGCGGAAATGGTTTCTATGATGCTCACGCTGGGCCGTGGTGGTTATGAAACCATCATGAAACAGACAGGTGTGAATACAACGATTCTCCGTAAAAAAGAATCTATCGTAGTAGGCTATTTCAAACAAACATGGGGCATTGATTTTGCCGGGCTGCAAACCAAAGTGCAGAAAGACTTTAACAGTTATTCTAATCCGCCGGTATTCTCCCATATCGGTTTTGGCAAGGCCTTTACATCCATTGTTATTAATCCTGCGTTGGTAGGTGGTCAGTCTGATAATTTCAACAATGCATGGGCAACTTCCAAAGATGCTTTGCTGAAAGTAGACGCTACTGCACAGTTTACACTGGAAAGCATCAATGTGGTGTTTAACTCCACCACTACCATGCAATTGAAGGTTAACTACCGCTCTGCTGCCGGCCCTGGTGCAGGCGTACTCTCCACTGGTACATTTACTTACAGTGTAGTGGCTAATACCGCTGCGGAAACATACACCTTCGCTCTTACCGGAGGAGATGCCAACGCCAATACAATAGCGGCTTCAGTAAAACCGCTGACCGATTTCTTCAGTGGCGCACAGAAGACAAAATACTTCTATGGCCCCGATGCGAAAGTGGAATTCGGTGGTTTTGAGAAGGCTGGTGATGCAACCTCATTTACATTCGGCACCTTAAATCTGTAA
- a CDS encoding RNA polymerase sigma factor → MSNSALYNEPHLILQASKGSREAFTQLYSHHLDAVTQYVHLFTRSQDEADEIIQEVFVRIWEQREKLADITAFRPYIARSARNRLLDHLRHQQVRKAAFVDLLQREATPDTPEDIWNYRAIYEKVQRQIAALPAQCQHVFRLSVERGLSLDEIAAELNISKSGVKNQLYKAQKLIRQCFEEKDTLAFFLFILSLPSFYNI, encoded by the coding sequence TTGTCAAATTCAGCATTATATAACGAACCTCACCTGATATTACAGGCATCGAAAGGGAGCCGGGAGGCCTTTACCCAGTTGTATTCCCATCACCTGGATGCCGTGACGCAGTATGTCCATCTTTTTACCCGGTCTCAGGATGAAGCTGATGAAATTATTCAGGAAGTTTTTGTCCGTATTTGGGAGCAGCGTGAAAAGCTGGCAGACATTACTGCTTTCAGACCTTATATTGCACGGTCGGCCAGGAACCGGTTGCTGGACCATCTCCGTCATCAGCAGGTACGCAAGGCTGCTTTTGTAGATCTGTTGCAACGGGAGGCTACTCCTGATACTCCTGAAGATATCTGGAACTACCGGGCCATTTATGAAAAGGTACAACGGCAGATAGCTGCGCTGCCTGCTCAGTGCCAACATGTTTTCCGCCTGAGTGTGGAGCGTGGACTGAGCCTCGATGAAATTGCTGCAGAGTTGAATATCTCCAAATCAGGTGTCAAAAATCAGCTTTATAAAGCGCAGAAGCTGATCCGTCAGTGTTTTGAGGAAAAAGATACCCTGGCATTTTTTCTGTTTATACTCTCTCTTCCGTCGTTTTATAATATTTAA
- a CDS encoding RagB/SusD family nutrient uptake outer membrane protein produces the protein MKKRYLYIAAVALLSTTGCKKYLEQAPDQRAVLNTPEKVAELLVTAYPAANYFTFAEAMSDNAMDVSLTGIHLPANEDAYFWRDITTTAQDGPTYYWNACYAAIASANQALDICNKATNPQLYSGQKGEALVARAYAHFMLVTLFSKAYDPATAGQDAGIPYVTEPEKIVVKNYDRKTVAYVYDMIEKDLKEGIPLLNDKYAIPAYHFTRRAAHAFASRFYLWKRNYDKVIEEANLAFPTNDFAANVRPWLNYQGASVTVNDLQTFYTSATNPGNLLLGETVSNYCVYYYRYQFAMSQPRVIQLISPLGSRWDALKVYSTSSTFYFVMKYLAYFKRVSINANTGTYYTMVPLLTTEETLLNRAEALLSKDMYAEALNDMNALVKTRVLNYNTTQHLITDARVMSYYGSRTTDKKEAYRLALLDIKRAEFLNEGMRWLDILRLKMPVTHTTSRGEVFDLAADDKRKLLQLPEEVTLSGVPLNPR, from the coding sequence ATGAAAAAAAGATATCTATATATAGCGGCTGTTGCATTGCTGAGCACTACCGGCTGCAAAAAGTATCTGGAGCAGGCACCCGATCAACGGGCCGTCCTGAATACACCTGAGAAGGTAGCGGAGCTGCTGGTAACAGCTTATCCTGCGGCCAACTACTTCACCTTTGCGGAAGCGATGTCCGATAATGCCATGGACGTAAGCCTCACCGGTATTCACCTCCCGGCCAATGAGGATGCATATTTCTGGAGAGATATCACCACTACTGCCCAGGATGGTCCTACCTATTACTGGAATGCCTGTTACGCTGCGATCGCATCTGCCAACCAGGCATTAGACATCTGTAATAAAGCCACTAACCCGCAGTTGTATTCCGGTCAGAAAGGTGAAGCGCTGGTAGCCAGAGCTTATGCCCACTTTATGCTGGTAACGCTTTTCTCAAAAGCCTATGATCCGGCTACTGCCGGCCAGGACGCGGGCATTCCCTATGTGACCGAGCCGGAGAAAATAGTGGTGAAAAACTACGACCGCAAAACCGTGGCCTATGTATATGACATGATCGAGAAAGACCTGAAAGAAGGTATTCCTTTGCTGAATGACAAATACGCCATACCTGCCTACCACTTTACCAGAAGAGCGGCACATGCTTTTGCTTCCAGGTTCTATCTGTGGAAACGCAACTATGATAAAGTGATAGAAGAAGCCAACCTGGCCTTCCCTACTAATGACTTTGCGGCTAACGTAAGACCATGGTTGAACTATCAGGGCGCTTCCGTTACTGTCAATGACCTGCAGACTTTTTACACCAGCGCTACCAATCCGGGAAATCTGCTGCTCGGGGAAACGGTATCCAACTATTGTGTTTATTATTATCGCTATCAGTTTGCGATGTCCCAGCCAAGGGTTATACAGCTCATCAGCCCACTGGGTAGCCGCTGGGATGCACTGAAGGTTTATAGCACCAGCAGCACTTTTTACTTTGTCATGAAGTACCTCGCTTATTTCAAACGTGTTAGTATCAACGCCAACACCGGTACATACTATACCATGGTACCGTTGTTGACTACAGAGGAAACACTGCTCAACAGGGCTGAAGCGCTCCTCAGCAAGGACATGTATGCCGAAGCACTCAATGACATGAACGCGCTGGTGAAAACCCGTGTCCTTAACTATAACACCACTCAGCACTTAATTACAGATGCCCGCGTGATGAGCTACTATGGCTCCAGAACAACCGATAAGAAAGAGGCTTACCGCCTGGCTTTACTGGATATCAAACGTGCTGAATTTTTGAATGAAGGTATGAGATGGCTGGACATCCTGCGTCTGAAAATGCCGGTAACACATACTACCTCCAGAGGTGAAGTGTTTGATCTGGCTGCGGATGATAAACGTAAACTGTTGCAATTACCGGAAGAAGTGACTTTATCCGGTGTTCCTCTTAATCCCCGTTAA
- a CDS encoding SusC/RagA family TonB-linked outer membrane protein codes for MQKNANCSWYAMPGNVVPVSLHHRAETVLENRQNPVKGIATGLKKLLITMKLTALLILVTIMQVAAGARAQSITFSAQKVSLQKVFTAIEKQTGYLVFYKKEVLQRAHDISVNAKEVPLNEFMDQVLKDQPIEYELLSKTIILTVKDASAAKTATEAEPQQQTQRTGKITDKKGNPLIGVSVQIKGQSRGVITDPDGRFSITANNNDVLVFNFLGFKPHEVQVNDKTVFNITMEENIAGLGEVIVTGYQSVNKKLFTGSATNISGVEVKQDGIVDVSRMLEGRVAGVSVQNVSGTFGAAPKIRVRGATSISGENKPLWVIDNVVLEDIVNISNDQLSSGDALTLIGSSVAGINADDIETFTILKDAAATAQYGARAMNGVVVITTKKGRVGSTQVNYNGNFSTFLKPDYSTFNIMNSADQMSVYAEMYRKGGLSSSIANENNGGVYAKMYQKLKEYNPATGTFGLQNTPEAREAFLQRYAKANTDWFNVLFRNSFVQEHSLSISSGTDKSQHYFSLGYYNDNGWSIADRVSRYTANLRGTYNLSKRLTANVIVNGSIRQQRAPGTQGRSSNVVEGVYTRDFDINPYSYALNTSRAMTAYDESGNLEYFNRNYAPFNIINELKNNYINLDMLDTKIQGELGYKISNDFNFRTIGAIRFVKTTRENIVSENSNMAQAYRYAPNSTVAAANPFLYMDPDHPELTVKQIALPQGGFYNKNDDKLTNYYVRNQLEWKHDFSKKHLVSAFVGQEIKYTDRQNSNANGYGYQYEKGGTPFTDYRIIKMLLEGGYNYFGMNQQYDRYASFFGNASYSYDGKYIFNGTVRYDGSNRMGESRNARWLPTWTLSAAWNLDQEEFLKYKENISFLKLRASYGLTASIGSATNSSVVFKNSSAIRPRLSEVEPRVELDHLENSELTWEKQYEGNVGIDAGFWGDKLAVTVDAYKRNGFDLISALRTSGIGGEDTKQANYADMKSYGVEMTVGGKLIKSKSFNWSSNLTFGFNKNEITNLKSKPRIYDLIVPEGGASEGHAVRGLYSLNFQGLNMVGMPTYIDENGKLSTGVYVQSTNKDYLIYEGSVDPTITGGWNNTFNYKNFMLNFFISYQAGNKIRLNNAFNLRYSDADAMPKEFLDRWTLPLDEKATNVPSIADYLVRSTIGALYPYTAYNYTSGRVADGSFVRLKQVSLAYNLPVRVARLIRANNMSVKLQGNNIWLIYADKALKGQDPEFFTSGGVAMPVPKQFTFTLKVGF; via the coding sequence ATGCAAAAAAATGCTAATTGTAGTTGGTATGCTATGCCCGGAAATGTAGTACCGGTCAGCCTCCACCATAGGGCCGAAACGGTATTGGAAAATCGGCAGAATCCGGTGAAGGGTATAGCTACCGGGCTAAAAAAACTGCTGATTACTATGAAACTGACAGCATTGTTAATCCTTGTAACCATTATGCAGGTGGCTGCTGGGGCCAGGGCACAGAGTATTACCTTCAGTGCCCAGAAAGTCAGCCTGCAAAAGGTATTTACTGCCATTGAAAAGCAGACAGGATACCTGGTATTTTATAAAAAAGAAGTGCTGCAGCGTGCTCACGATATCTCCGTGAACGCTAAAGAAGTGCCCTTGAATGAATTTATGGACCAGGTGTTGAAAGATCAGCCCATAGAATATGAGCTGCTGTCTAAAACAATCATCCTGACCGTAAAGGATGCATCTGCCGCCAAAACCGCTACGGAAGCTGAACCACAGCAACAAACACAACGTACCGGTAAAATAACCGATAAAAAAGGGAATCCCCTGATCGGTGTTTCCGTACAGATCAAAGGACAAAGCCGCGGTGTTATCACCGACCCGGATGGCCGCTTTTCCATCACTGCAAATAATAACGATGTCCTGGTATTTAACTTTCTTGGTTTTAAACCACATGAAGTTCAGGTAAATGACAAAACTGTTTTCAACATTACCATGGAAGAAAACATCGCAGGGCTGGGAGAGGTGATCGTAACCGGTTACCAGAGCGTAAACAAAAAACTGTTTACCGGTTCTGCTACCAATATCAGCGGCGTAGAAGTGAAACAGGATGGTATCGTTGACGTAAGCCGTATGCTGGAAGGTAGAGTAGCCGGCGTTTCTGTGCAGAACGTTTCCGGTACCTTCGGTGCGGCCCCTAAAATCCGCGTAAGAGGTGCTACTTCCATCTCCGGTGAAAACAAACCACTGTGGGTAATCGATAACGTGGTACTGGAAGATATCGTGAACATCAGCAACGACCAGCTCTCCAGCGGAGACGCGCTGACGCTGATCGGCTCTTCTGTAGCCGGTATCAACGCAGACGATATCGAAACCTTTACCATCCTGAAAGATGCTGCCGCCACCGCCCAGTACGGTGCCCGTGCGATGAACGGCGTAGTGGTGATCACCACTAAAAAAGGCCGTGTCGGTTCTACCCAGGTGAATTACAACGGTAACTTCTCCACCTTCCTTAAACCGGATTACAGCACTTTCAACATCATGAATTCTGCCGACCAGATGTCTGTGTATGCAGAGATGTACCGTAAAGGCGGGCTGAGTTCTTCTATCGCTAACGAAAATAACGGTGGCGTATATGCGAAAATGTACCAGAAGCTGAAAGAATATAATCCGGCTACCGGCACATTTGGCTTGCAGAATACTCCTGAAGCCAGGGAAGCTTTCCTGCAGCGTTATGCAAAAGCCAATACAGACTGGTTTAACGTACTCTTCAGAAACTCTTTCGTACAGGAACACTCCCTGAGTATTTCTTCCGGTACAGATAAATCACAACATTACTTTTCCCTCGGTTATTATAATGATAATGGTTGGTCTATTGCAGACCGTGTAAGCCGTTATACCGCTAACCTCCGCGGTACCTACAATCTCTCCAAACGCCTTACTGCGAACGTGATTGTAAACGGATCTATCAGGCAACAACGGGCTCCCGGTACTCAGGGAAGATCCAGCAACGTAGTAGAAGGGGTATATACCAGAGATTTTGATATCAACCCTTACAGCTATGCGCTGAATACCAGCCGTGCCATGACTGCCTATGATGAAAGTGGCAACCTGGAATACTTCAACCGTAACTACGCGCCATTTAACATCATCAATGAGTTAAAAAATAACTACATTAACCTGGACATGCTGGATACTAAGATTCAGGGTGAACTGGGTTATAAGATCTCCAATGACTTCAATTTCCGGACCATTGGTGCTATCCGCTTCGTAAAAACTACCCGTGAAAATATCGTTAGCGAAAACTCCAATATGGCGCAGGCATACCGGTATGCTCCCAATTCTACCGTGGCTGCTGCAAACCCATTCCTCTACATGGACCCTGACCATCCGGAGTTAACGGTGAAACAGATTGCCTTGCCACAAGGTGGTTTCTATAATAAAAATGACGATAAGCTCACCAACTACTATGTGCGTAATCAGCTGGAGTGGAAACATGATTTCAGCAAAAAACACCTGGTAAGCGCTTTCGTCGGACAGGAAATAAAGTATACCGACCGCCAGAACAGCAATGCTAATGGTTACGGTTACCAATATGAGAAAGGTGGTACACCATTTACAGACTACCGTATTATTAAAATGCTGCTCGAAGGTGGTTACAACTATTTCGGGATGAACCAGCAGTACGACAGATATGCTTCTTTCTTTGGTAACGCCAGCTATTCTTATGATGGCAAATATATCTTCAACGGAACGGTGAGATATGATGGCTCCAACAGAATGGGCGAATCCAGAAATGCACGCTGGCTGCCTACCTGGACCCTGAGTGCCGCCTGGAACCTCGACCAGGAAGAATTCCTGAAGTATAAGGAAAACATCAGCTTCCTGAAACTGCGTGCCTCTTATGGTCTGACCGCAAGTATCGGAAGTGCTACCAACTCCAGTGTGGTATTCAAAAATAGCTCTGCTATACGTCCGAGATTATCAGAAGTGGAACCAAGGGTTGAACTGGACCACCTGGAAAACTCCGAACTGACCTGGGAAAAACAATACGAAGGTAACGTTGGTATTGACGCGGGTTTCTGGGGTGATAAACTGGCCGTTACTGTTGATGCCTATAAACGTAATGGTTTTGACCTGATCAGCGCACTGCGTACGTCCGGCATTGGTGGAGAAGATACCAAACAAGCCAACTACGCAGACATGAAATCCTATGGTGTGGAAATGACCGTCGGTGGAAAACTGATTAAGAGCAAGTCTTTCAACTGGTCTTCCAACCTGACCTTTGGTTTCAACAAAAACGAAATCACCAACCTGAAGAGCAAGCCCCGTATCTATGACCTGATCGTACCCGAGGGTGGTGCGAGCGAAGGTCATGCTGTACGCGGACTTTACTCACTCAATTTCCAGGGCCTGAACATGGTCGGAATGCCTACCTACATCGATGAAAACGGTAAGTTGAGCACCGGTGTGTATGTGCAGAGCACCAACAAGGACTATCTGATATATGAAGGGTCTGTTGATCCTACCATTACAGGTGGTTGGAATAATACATTCAACTACAAAAACTTCATGCTGAATTTCTTTATCTCTTATCAGGCTGGAAACAAGATCAGGTTAAACAATGCCTTTAATCTGAGATACTCCGATGCTGATGCGATGCCTAAGGAATTCCTGGACAGATGGACATTGCCGCTCGATGAGAAAGCCACCAATGTACCGTCTATCGCCGATTACCTCGTTCGTAGCACCATTGGTGCACTTTATCCCTATACCGCTTATAACTACACTTCCGGACGGGTAGCAGATGGAAGTTTTGTTCGCCTGAAACAGGTGTCACTGGCTTATAATCTGCCTGTAAGGGTTGCAAGGCTGATACGCGCCAACAATATGTCAGTGAAACTGCAGGGTAACAATATCTGGCTGATTTACGCAGACAAGGCTCTGAAAGGCCAGGATCCGGAGTTCTTTACTTCCGGCGGTGTGGCAATGCCTGTTCCTAAGCAATTCACATTTACCTTAAAAGTTGGATTTTAA